The following is a genomic window from Pan paniscus chromosome 18, NHGRI_mPanPan1-v2.0_pri, whole genome shotgun sequence.
ATATATTTTATCATGTTAAGAAAGTAACCATCTATATCCATTTTATtaagtgtcttttttttaaatcaaagctAGAACTATCTGCTCTTTGAAAGCTTTATGGAGTTTTTCCTTGTTCccttcaaaactcatgttaaaattcaTGACCCAGTGTAACACTACTAAGTGATGGGGTCTTTAAGAGGCGagtgggtcatgagggctctgccctcagaaATAGATTAATCTActcatggattaatgggttaatgaattaatggattaTTTCTGGAATGCATTAGTCATAATGAGGGTGGGTCTGTTATAAAAGCCAGTTTGGCTTTTGTGTCCCTCTCATCCTGCAATGCCTTCTGCCCTGTTATGACACAGCAtaaggccctcatcagaagctGATCAGGAGCAGCCTCccagtcttggacttcccagactccagaacagtaagaaataaacctgttttcttaCTCAATTGCCCGGCCTCAGGTATTCagttatagcaacaaaaaataaagtatgacATCATCAATACCTGGTGCTTTTTTGGAAAgtagctctttatttttttcaattttgtttatttaggtAATTTACCTCTTCTAAAGTTAGTATTGATAgattatatttttctagaaaaatatctATGTCATCTAGATTTTTACATTTATCTGCTTAAAGTAGAACCAAGtggtttcttttaattttttaaaaattttctccccctccccctccccctcctcctctccctcttgctctctgtctccctctttctaTGGTCTCCCTCTCTTGCGGAGCCTGGACTGTACTGCCATGATctccgctcgctgcaaccttcCTGCCTCGGACtctggtgattctcctgcctgtgccTGGGATGCCAGGCACGCGCTGCCactcctgactggtttttgtatttttggtggagacagggtttcgccctgttgaccgggctggtctccagctcctggcctcaggtgatctgcctgcctcggcctcccgaggtgctgggattgcagacggagtctcgctcactcaatgctcaatgttgcccaggctggagtgcagtggcgtgatctcggctcgctacaacctccacctcccagccgcctgccttggcctcccaaagtgctaagattacagccgCTGCCCGCccgccaccccatctaggaagtgagcagcatctctgcctggccgcccatcatctgggatgtgaggagcccctctccccggccgccctgtctgggaagtgaggagcgcctctgcccagctgctaccccgtctaggaagtgaggaacgtctctgcctggccgcccatcatctgggatgtgaggagcccctctgcccggctgccccgaatgggaagtgaggaacgtctctgcctggccgcccatcatctgggatgtgaggagcccctctccccggccgccctgtctgggaagtgaggagcgcctctgcccagctgctaccccgtctaggaagtgaggagcgtctctgcctggccgcccatcatcatctgggatgtgaggagcccctctgcctggccgccccgactgggaagtgaggagcacctctgcccggctgccccgaatgggaagtgaggagcgcctctgcctggctgccccgcTCTGGGAAGTGAgtagcgcctctgcccggccgccaccccatctaggaagtgaggagggtctctgcctggccgcccattgtctgggatgtgaggagcccctctgcctggccgccccgtctgggaagtgaggaatgcctctgcccggctgccccgtctggggtgtgaggagcgcctctgcccggccgccccgtttGGGAAGCGAGGAGCGCCTCTGctcggccgccccgtctgggaggaagtgaggagtgcctctacCCCGTTGCCccaaatgggaagagaggaacgcctctgcccagccgccccatctgggaagtgaggagcgcctctgcccggaaGCCCCGTCTGGGAGGAGAGAAGCGCCCCTGCCCGGCCGcgccatctgggaggtgaggggcatctctgccccgccaccaccccatctgggaagtgaggagcgcctcagcccagccgccaccccatctgagaggtgaggggcgtctctgccctgccgccccgcatgggaagtgaggggcgcctctgcccggccacccttcATCTGGGAGGCGGGGAGCGCCTCTACCTGGCCACTcttcgtctgggatgtgaggagcacctctgtctggccgccaccccgtctgggaggtgaggagcgcctctgcctggccgccaccccatctgggaagtgaggagtgcctctgcccggccgccccgtctgggaagtgagtaGCACCTCTGCCAGGCCACCCTGTCTCGgaagtgtacccaacagctccgaagagacagcgaccatcaagaacgggccatgatgacaatggcagttttgtcaaaaagaaaagggggaaatgtggggaaaagaaagagagatcagattgttactgtgtctgtgtagaaagaagtagacataggagactccattttgttctgtactaagaaaaattcttctgccttgggatgctgttaatctataacctcacccccaaccccgtgctctctgaaacatgtgctgtgtcaactcagggttaaatggattaagggcggtgcaagatgtgctttgttaaacagatgcttgaagacaaaaaaaaaaaaaatttctctatttctttgttatttcGCCCTTTCAAGTTCTCATTTGTGTGTTTACATTTTGACCATTATTTCTTAATTATGTTATCTAATGATTTATGTATTTCATTGGTTCAAAGAACTAGAGctggaatttatttattagtacttttaatctgttttctaatttgttaattCCCACTTTTATCACTACTGATACTTTCCTTCTAGAGTCCTTCAATATATTTTGGTATTctgtttctaactttttgagCATAATGCttgattcattttattctttcttttgctatttaaggctatgttttttttctctgtacaCTGCTTTATCTGTGTAGTAGTTTTCTaatgctgccataacaaagtaccacaaactgggtatcTTAAACCCAGTTCAAGACTCGCAGTTTTCTGAAAGCTGGAAGTACAGTGTCAAGGCATCATTAGGGTTGGTTCCCTCTGAGGGCTGTGAAGGAGAATCTGCCCCATGCCTCttccccagcttctggtggtttgctggcaatctttggcagtccttggcttgtagaagcaTCACCCTGATCTTGCCTTCTCTTCACATAGTGTTCTCCctatatgtgtgtatctgtgtccaaatttccccttttttatGAGGATACCAGTCATATTTGGTGAGGACACCCCttctaatgacttcattttaactcgattacctctgtaaagaccttatctccaaataagaTTACAGTTTGAGATaatgagggttaggacttcaacatatgaatttgggtaCACAACTCAACCCATATTATCCCACAAATTCTGATAAAGAGTACTTGCATTACTGTTTTTTCCTAAAACAATCTtccattttgatttgtatttcctctCTGAGCATTAAGAGATCCTTTATAATTTCCAGATGGAAGgagtttttgctttctcttttgttATCAGTGTTTAGTTTTAATGAATTATAGTTACACAATGTTATCCATACT
Proteins encoded in this region:
- the LOC100992578 gene encoding uncharacterized protein LOC100992578 isoform X1 — translated: MVAVSSELLGTLPRQGGLAEVLLTSQTGRPGRGTPHFPDGVAARQRRSSPPRRGGGQTEVLLTSQTKSGQVEALPASQMKGGRAEAPLTSHAGRQGRDAPHLSDGVAAGLRRSSLPRWGGGGAEMPLTSQMARPGRGASLLPDGASGQRRSSLPRWGGWAEAFLSSHLGQRGRGTPHFLPDGAAEQRRSSLPKRGGRAEALLTPQTGQPGRGIPHFPDGAARQRGSSHPRQWAARQRPSSLPRWGGGRAEALLTSQSGAARQRRSSLPIRGSRAEVLLTSQSGRPGRGAPHIPDDDGRPGRDAPHFLDGVAAGQRRSSLPRQGGRGEGLLTSQMMGGQAETFLTSHSGQPGRGAPHIPDDGRPGRDVPHFLDGVAAGQRRSSLPRQGGRGEGLLTSQMMGGQAEMLLTS